Below is a window of Fulvitalea axinellae DNA.
GTGTCTGCCGGCCCCCGATCGGACGATAGCGTAAACTCCAAGAAAGCTAAGCAAGGCCAAACCCGTAGGGGAAATTCCCAAACTTACAGCCAAGACAACGAAGCCGAGCCAAGAAACCAGAGCCAAGTATTTCGTGTTCTTGGTGCCGATAAGGCCGGGGATGGTAAGTAGCTGTAGCTGACGGTCGGAGTAATAGTCGCGGATATCGAAGGGGAGGGTGATGGCGAAGATAAACAGGAATTCGGCCCAGAATAGCTGGTTGATCTCCGGTTGGCCGAGTTTGCCGGTGAGAAGCGCCGGGTAGAGCGCGCCCGTACTGGCCCAAACCAAAGCTATCAGGAAGATTTTGAGCAATGGTAAGCTACGTAGTTTGCGGAAGGGAATGGCGTCGGGGAAATTGTAGGCCAGGGAGAGAAAGCCGAACACGGCCAAAAACAGGGTTTCCTCCACGCCTAACCATACATACGACATATAAAAGCCGACAGCGCCGGCCACTGCCGCTAAGGAAACCGACCGCAAAGCGTGCTGTTGGATGAGCCTTACCAGTCTGGCGACGGTCCGTTCCAGTCCCGTTTTGCGGATCAGGTTATTGATATTATAAACCAAAGCCGTGCTGGCGAATACCAGCAAAGCCCGGAGCCAATGCGCTGTAGTGGGTTGGTGCCCCAACTGTATTAGCCCAGCCAAAAAGAAAGAGGCTCCCGCCAAGCTGATAAAGATCTGGCTTCGGACCAATTTCCCGAAAAGCGCCAGCGGGGTTGGGCCGTTGCGTAGCGTCGGTCGGTCGGCTTGTATTTGTTTGGCGGAGTTCACGGGGCTAAGTTATGGATTCCTGACGTTTTTTCTTACACAAGGGCAAGCGGTGGAGGCGCCGTATAAGCGTATGGATACAAAAAATCCCGACCATCGGCCGGGATTGTGTATCGTGAAAGCGCCAAGGCTTATTCGGCGTTGTTTTCTTCGGCGTACGGATCCCAATCCGTCTGCATATAGTTCGGGAAGATC
It encodes the following:
- a CDS encoding UbiA family prenyltransferase — encoded protein: MNSAKQIQADRPTLRNGPTPLALFGKLVRSQIFISLAGASFFLAGLIQLGHQPTTAHWLRALLVFASTALVYNINNLIRKTGLERTVARLVRLIQQHALRSVSLAAVAGAVGFYMSYVWLGVEETLFLAVFGFLSLAYNFPDAIPFRKLRSLPLLKIFLIALVWASTGALYPALLTGKLGQPEINQLFWAEFLFIFAITLPFDIRDYYSDRQLQLLTIPGLIGTKNTKYLALVSWLGFVVLAVSLGISPTGLALLSFLGVYAIVRSGAGRHALFYTGFIDGLIILFSALLTFH